The genomic stretch GAGAAACTGTGCTATATGTCAAGTCAGAAAGAGGTGAAAAAAATCAAGGTTATCAAGGCGGACTTTTTAGGCGAGATGCCGTCGACCGCCTAGGCGTTGCCTAGGCgatgagtaatatatatattcagatttacaccaattaatattaaatgtcAAATGCCATATTAATATTCCTTGAAACTTGTATTGCATTGGGCAACCCAAAAGTTCATTGAGACTTGTTCCTTGAGACTTGCACTATATTGGGCAGCTCAAGagtcctttctttttctttttttctttttgagtccTTCTttctatgtatgtatatatatacacacagagGCATAGAAAAATCAGACTACATATGTACAGGGAAAATATAGAATATCCAGCTTTCAACCTCTAAACTGGGATCGGAGGTAAAAGTCAGTGCTTGGGCTAGGTTTAGGGAGCAGCGGCGACACCACGAAAAGAAGTCCGGTCGCCATCGGAGGGCTCACGCGCCGTCACGCGCCACCATCTCCGAACTGCTCCGCcgtcacgcgccggcgcgtgcggTTGTTTCCGGCGACTTCGCCGGCCGTTTTGTTCTAGGCGAGGCGAGCAGATTAGGCGGTCGTTGTCGACCGCCCAGACGCCTAGGCGACGCCTTGATAACACTGAAAAAAATAACTGGCAGACTGAAAAAGTTTACCCCAACAAGGAAATGTAACCACATTGGGCCTTTAATCCATCTTCGAACAATAGGCATCACTGGAAGGTCATAAAAAGATGagataaaaacattaaaaatcaGTGTAAAATTCATAATCCTTATTAGTAGAGAATAGAGATGAAGATTGTATAGAAACCACAATCCTTCAAGTAGAACACAGAAGATGTGTGATATTCagatattcaaataaatattcttagataaagagatatggtccaaaaGAAATTCATAATAAGAGCATCAACCACACAACtcaaaatattttctaacaaTTTGGTGATCCAAAAGAATTTGATACATTCAACAGTGTAAACACATCCTCAATTCTGCACAAAATACTATGGAGCTATAATCCGGTAATCCCAGCTCACCATGAAACCAATATAACTATAAAGTTTTGGCTAGAAACCTACaacttaattttaaatatagagTTGCAAATACATAGCTCAAAGCATACTCTAAAGAGATGCCTAAAATAACCAGTAAAGCCAATGTATAGTGGGGAGTATATCCCACATCAAGGTTTGCCAGAATTTTCCTCAAACCAATTGTAGAACTACAAGGAAATTTTCATTGTAttgcatttaaatttacataaatCAAGCATACTCAATTTTGCCCTGCCCTCATTCTCTAACTAGTTATTTTATTGCTTATAATAAAAGTAGGTCCCTGTTTCCTACTTGAATCAACTATAAGTGACAATACTAATAACGatactttaatagtttaatGATAACATATATCCTGATCACCTTTTGCTTCTTATGTGTCTAGGATCAATTTTTGTTACCTTGACAACTGAATTCACATAACATCCATCAGATCATATACAaccaataaaattaacaaattggAAAATGATGTTTAATAACACCTAAGTGATCACTGTAGTCATAAGCTAGATGAAGATAGTAACAACAAAGTTACATGGTGAGCATCATTACCATGGTTGAAGCCATAAAATGCACTTGTTGTGCCGCCAACAGCAGTACCAATCTAGCTCATCCCAGTACAATAAAATCATaacataaacaaaaagaaaaaaaaaaattaatcaaataagagATATAAACTAGGGCTGTATACACGCATGTATATAATGGTAAATTAGTACCATAGAAAAGCTGTCTCTGATCAAAGGTGGAACTGTCCACTCGCTAGTCTCCTGACAGATTATCAGAATACTACATcaaaatttcatgaaaaatttATGCTGCAAAAGGAATAAATGAAGAGAAATTTTGCAAgaatttaccatttcattggAAAGAGGACCAGCGCAATGGGAACATCTCATGCTACTCTTAGAGCTAGGGTTTGATTGCATCATTGTCTTCTTCTCCATTCACTCATCCACGGGCAAGACGCATATGATTCTACAGAAACTGAGAATTTCTCCGTAACAATTAGCAAGGTCGAAAAACCAATTGACATTTCGACCGTACAAAAATTTACAATCTGATAAAATCACagaaatattacaaatatttcTCTGACTGGGGACGGCTGCTCTCCAAAAAGTGTTTGATCAACTAAAGCATAGAAAATCTGATAGAAGTAAAACTCTACAAATGTTTATAACTGCAGTTTTAACAATTTCAAGTCCTGAATAACAAACCTGTCGCTGTAATTCTGTTGCAGCAAGCCAGCAAACATAAGCCTTGGGCAGAGAGACCGTAGACGAGGGAGAAGTGTCGAGGGACTGAGGGGCAGTGAGCTGTGAGCGTGAGGCAATGAGGGGCAGAGTCGTAGAGACCGGAGAACCGTCGTACGTCGTCTGTAAGCGGTGGAATGGTGGAATGGTGGAATGGAGAAGCAGACGCGGAGAAGCAGACGCGCAGAAGCCAGAAGCGAGGGAATGAATGGATTAGGGGATTTAGGGCTATGCTATTTTGTGTTTTCTATTTTGGAGTAACTAAAAGTTTGAAAAGTTATAATGTAGAAGTTGAAAAGaccaaattgtcattttggtctactgactataaGGCCTTCCCCAATAAGGGGATCTTTcacattttttaagaaaagtAGGTTGAGGTGGAAGGGAGagaaggaagagagagagtgtcAGCATACCTTGCAGGAGGAAGAGATTTTGGAACAGTAATGTAGTCCCATTGGATGAAGAAGTGAGGCGCAGTTGGGCGGGCGCTTGCAGTTTTTCttccacctcattttctctttcctaatcacgctcacaaaatctcctcaaaatcTACACCAAATTTCtaactattggagaaggcctaaGGGTTCTCTTAATTGCAGTGTACGAtttttaaaagtgttaattgcataccctgactattcaatttttgtcaattttggtcactccggccaattTACCGGTCAAATTCGCCGGAAAATCCTAAaacctaaaataatgagggtattttagtcatttcacatctttttccttcttctccggcgaatccctcctttcttcttcttttccggCGAACCAAAATGACTTTTCCGACGGACCACTGATGTAGCTGTTGTGGTCTCGTCGGGGATAAGGTCACTGGTGACCAAAGGCCGTTGGGTGCAGGAACTTGTTTAGTATACCTTGGCCTGCATTTATAGCCGACGATAGCATTTACTTCATCAATGGAGTTCTCCACCTTCGAGCTGAGCTAACTATTCGACCCAACGACGTACTCGGAGACTAACAAAATGCATCGTCTGACTACCGtaatttctttcc from Ipomoea triloba cultivar NCNSP0323 chromosome 12, ASM357664v1 encodes the following:
- the LOC115998234 gene encoding uncharacterized protein LOC115998234, translating into MEKKTMMQSNPSSKSSMRCSHCAGPLSNEMETSEWTVPPLIRDSFSMIGTAVGGTTSAFYGFNHVMPIVRRWIKGPMWLHFLVGAPPVIVFSSACAGLAGGAVPALAQLASSSYHAAISSSTLQPPSSQDEKINKSRPSSTLKH